One genomic window of Punica granatum isolate Tunisia-2019 chromosome 1, ASM765513v2, whole genome shotgun sequence includes the following:
- the LOC116206664 gene encoding uncharacterized protein LOC116206664, producing the protein MKLSLKFPDVRERRHRHVAGDAHGHNQQQQQPILKAKVPITVFSQPFATAVTATTAVRSDLSLSLSTNFPSGPSLKVSYSPNAAPLSASPFSVTLKSGLGLFGSPKESPLTFSAHFSLSPSLNHPTPIFSLHFKPRIGHFSFHSSASSNPNPSQIPKFKPPFASDSALNGSFLKTETPDSEKHELKTIPHFNQASDHLGADANGGIGIGFKPAVASMSWEELKLEPCGGKDKVLTKPNPIGNLNFAESCNNRGDFFTGASFRARTALPIMKCLRLNFQWGLNLPADDAGFTMPYLTVQKIGIERDEEVKILKAQSGGHSRAGDSELLKGLCLWMRRDLEVMQRENAEMKQYLEEMRSGVGKRASVSMPSSENKVDFEMWRSKKNGKEENGTGYSRPANQLFDVESELRRAIKSSST; encoded by the coding sequence ATGAAGCTTTCGCTGAAGTTCCCCGACGTTAGGGAACGCCGCCACCGCCACGTCGCCGGGGACGCCCACGGCCACaaccagcagcagcagcagccgaTCCTCAAGGCCAAAGTCCCCATCACAGTCTTCTCCCAGCCCTTCGCCACCGCCGTCACCGCCACCACGGCGGTCCGCTCGgatctttccctttctctctccaCGAACTTTCCCTCCGGCCCTTCCCTCAAGGTCTCCTACTCCCCCAACGCGGCGCCGTTGTCGGCATCTCCCTTCTCCGTGACCCTCAAGTCCGGCCTCGGCCTGTTCGGCTCCCCGAAGGAATCTCCTCTCACCTTCTCCGCCCACTTCTCTCTTTCCCCTTCTCTGAACCACCCGACCCCCATCTTCTCCCTCCACTTCAAGCCCCGAATCGGCCACTTCTCCTTCCACAGCTCTGCGTCTTCCAACCCTAATCCGAGTCAAATTCCGAAATTTAAGCCGCCGTTCGCCTCAGATTCGGCTTTAAACGGTAGTTTCCTGAAGACCGAGACACCTGATTCCGAAAAGCACGAGCTAAAGACGATCCCTCACTTTAATCAGGCTTCTGATCATCTTGGGGCGGATGCAAATGGCGGAATAGGAATTGGGTTTAAGCCAGCAGTGGCTTCAATGAGCTGGGAGGAGCTCAAGTTGGAGCCTTGTGGTGGCAAGGATAAGGTTTTGACAAAGCCTAACCCTATAGGAAACCTCAATTTCGCCGAGAGTTGCAACAACAGGGGCGATTTCTTCACGGGTGCTTCATTTAGGGCGAGGACGGCATTGCCGATCATGAAGTGTTTGAGGTTGAACTTCCAGTGGGGGTTGAACTTACCTGCGGATGATGCCGGTTTCACAATGCCATATTTGACGGTTCAGAAGATCGGAATAGAAAGGGACGAGGAAGTGAAGATTTTGAAGGCTCAGAGCGGCGGTCATAGTCGTGCTGGTGACTCGGAGTTGTTGAAGGGGTTGTGTCTGTGGATGAGAAGGGATTTGGAGGTTATGCAGAGGGAAAACGCAGAGATGAAGCAGTATTTGGAGGAAATGAGGTCGGGAGTTGgcaaaagggcttctgtgtctatGCCTTCGAGTGAAAATAAGGTGGACTTCGAGATGTGGAGGAGTAAGAAGAACGGGAAGGAGGAAAATGGTACGGGATACAGTCGGCCCGCAAATCAGTTGTTTGATGTAGAAAGCGAATTAAGAAGAGCTATCAAGTCTTCTTCCACTTGA
- the LOC116201541 gene encoding uncharacterized protein LOC116201541 — protein sequence MEILHFSHEHPLVLDRIENGSEMCNLCSKTIHRLAFACSDCGFLLHKSCAKLPREMGSHPLHPQHPLVLVPSHPDSSEPFKCSLCEKTCSGFVFRCSNCDYSVGVDCFLRTQPYPDLPSRQKTRKIHHLSHQHGLLLRYYGEKNSMRQSCRGCEMPASGPTYYCPECPQFALHKSCSESPQQIQHPFHPLHPLILHTKSPYPSENLYCDACRKTIRNGFAFHCSNCKFDLDVACISRMPTLRHKKHDQHPLAFFEDMGVEVTCNVCGKKCREYIYRCTACNFNAHCTCLPFASTVKHKKHQHSLFLKDSVVKGDSGWFPCEVCKKRITPKHRVYYCEDCSYGVHIECVDSEDHLDPHMAKMLEDFTKVQAEADALAVELKLEEQAISAKLQNFFGKYSSMLNKQSELKEKLKKGI from the exons ATGGAGATTCTTCATTTCAGCCACGAGCACCCGTTGGTACTAGATAGGATCGAGAACGGGAGCGAGATGTGCAACTTATGCTCGAAAACGATCCATCGTCTCGCCTTCGCTTGTTCTGACTGCGGGTTCCTCCTTCACAAGAGTTGCGCGAAATTGCCCCGAGAAATGGGGTCCCACCCTCTCCATCCGCAGCACCCTCTTGTCCTCGTCCCCAGTCATCCCGACTCGTCAGAGCCATTTAAATGCAGTCTCTGCGAAAAGACGTGTTCCGGGTTCGTCTTCAGATGCAGCAACTGTGACTATAGCGTCGGCGTGGATTGCTTCCTGAGGACTCAGCCATACCCAGATCTGCCCTCACGACAAAAGACGAGAAAAATCCATCACCTCAGCCACCAGCATGGCTTGTTGCTCCGCTATTACGGAGAGAAGAATTCCATGAGACAAAGTTGCCGAGGATGCGAGATGCCAGCTTCTGGTCCAACGTACTACTGCCCCGAATGCCCGCAATTTGCGTTGCACAAGTCCTGCTCTGAGTCCCCTCAACAGATTCAGCATCCCTTTCACCCACTGCACCCTCTCATTCTCCACACAAAATCTCCTTATCCTtcagaaaatttatattgtgACGCATGCAGAAAGACCATTCGCAACGGATTCGCCTTCCACTGTTCAAATTGCAAGTTCGACCTAGACGTCGCTTGCATCTCTCGAATGCCCACCCTGAGGCATAAGAAGCACGACCAACACCCGCTCGCGTTTTTTGAGGATATGGGTGTCGAGGTTACCTGCAATGTCTGCGGAAAAAAGTGTCGAGAATATATCTACCGCTGCACAGCCTGCAACTTCAATGCGCATTGCACTTGCTTGCCATTTGCAAGCACCGTGAAGCATAAGAAACACCAACATTCCCTATTCCTTAAGGATTCCGTAGTTAAAGGTGATTCGGGTTGGTTTCCTTGTGAGGTTTGCAAAAAGAGAATCACACCGAAGCATCGGGTTTACTATTGTGAGGATTGCAGCTATGGTGTTCATATCGAATGCGTCGACTCCGAG GACCATCTTGATCCTCACATGGCGAAGATGCTTGAAGATTTCACAAAAGTCCAAGCTGAGGCAGATGCTTTGGCAGTGGAACTGAAACTGGAGGAGCAAGCAATATCAGCAAAGTTGCAGAATTTCTTTGGGAAATATTCGAGCATGTTGAATAAACAATCGGAGCTCAAGGAGAAGCTGAAGAAGGGCATCTAA
- the LOC116201586 gene encoding uncharacterized protein LOC116201586, translated as MGYSAALHLHQWRQLEAQNLLESRKLCISCKKSSFSYGGGGSGLNQSRRPLAVKLKSQNPFSDPPKCSISGGSAPSGEDFEGKDEQLQSQQAKGFWSKWKANSAEMSAKLAKLGLAAVLAYGLFDGVTYTTFFILAFCGYEKSTGKNPAANLQALLGIVILMWTGNNVTRPFRVAGAAALAPVIDRGLKKIQKYLNLPGTVYAFALVVAIVASVCLTIIGLLILSRWGK; from the exons ATGGGTTACTCTGCAGCTCTTCACCTCCATCAATGGCGTCAGCTCGAAGCTCAGAATCTCCTGGAAAGCCGGAAGCTTTGCATCAGTTGCAAGAAGTCATCTTTCAGCtacggaggaggaggaagtgGACTGAATCAGAGCCGTCGTCCACTCGCGGTGAAGCTAAAGAGCCAGAACCCTTTCTCAGATCCTCCGAAATGCTCCATCAGTGGAGGATCAGCACCTTCAGGGGAAGACTTTGAGGGCAAAGATGAGCAGTTGCAG AGCCAACAGGCCAAGGGATTTTGGAGCAAATGGAAG GCTAACTCGGCTGAAATGAGTGCGAAGCTAGCGAAGTTAGGACTTGCGGCAGTGCTTGCTTACGGCCTCTTTGATGGGGTCACGTACACTACTTTCTTCATACTCGCGTTCTGTGGATACGAGAAGAGTACAGGGAAGAACCCTGCTGCTAATCTGCAGGCACTACTAGGG ATTGTTATCCTTATGTGGACCGGGAATAATGTGACGAGGCCGTTCCGAGTGGCTGGAGCAGCTGCCCTGGCACCTGTAATTGATAGAGGACTGAAGAAGATTCAGAAATACTTGAACCTTCCTGGCACTGTCTATGCCTTTGCACTTGTTGTCGCCATTGTGGCATCTGTCTGTCTCACGATCATCGGATTGCTTATCCTCTCAAGATGGGGGAAATGA
- the LOC116201551 gene encoding uncharacterized protein LOC116201551, with product MEIQHFSHEHLLVLDRTETDGETCNLCSSAIDYLAFACFDCGFLLHEKCAKLPRETKSRLLHPQHTLVLVPNHPDPLKPLKCSVCGKTCPGFVFRCGECDYNVDVSCFMRNLSDLNLPSREKTRKIHHFTHQHSLILRYCPEKNPAGLSCRGCEKPVSGPTYFCPECPKFCLHKSCSQFPEQIQHPFHPSHPLVLNTKSPYPSGKQWCDACRKDIKDGYIFHCSKCGFDLDLTCASRAPSLKHGKHSQHPLEFFELTFLELVCSVCGKGSTERIYRCVPCKFNVHSSCLTFASTVKHNNHRHPLSLKESITKGNSGWFPCEVCKKSITPKHPVYYCEQCSYGVHIECIDPEDNPTSDPNFVKLVSDVAKDETVAAVLTTELKSKVEALHTKLETLFHKYSSLSNFHSELSK from the exons ATGGAGATACAACACTTCAGCCACGAGCATCTGCTGGTCCTCGACCGGACCGAGACAGACGGTGAGACTTGCAACTTGTGCTCGAGCGCGATCGATTATCTGGCCTTCGCTTGTTTCGATTGCGGGTTCCTCCTCCACGAGAAATGCGCAAAATTGCCACGCGAAACAAAATCCCGCCTTCTTCATCCCCAGCACACTCTTGTCCTCGTTCCCAACCATCCTGATCCATTGAAGCCGCTTAAATGCAGCGTCTGCGGAAAGACATGTCCTGGGTTTGTCTTCCGATGTGGCGAGTGTGACTACAACGTCGATGTGAGCTGTTTCATGAGAAACCTGTCAGACCTGAATCTCCCATCGCGAGAAAAGACGAGAAAAATACATCATTTCACCCACCAGCATAGCCTGATCCTTCGATATTGCCCAGAAAAGAATCCTGCAGGGCTCAGTTGCAGAGGCTGCGAGAAGCcagtctccggccccacgtacTTCTGCCCCGAATGCCCGAAATTCTGTCTGCACAAGTCATGCTCTCAGTTCCCAGAACAAATTCAACATCCTTTCCACCCTTCGCACCCTCTGGTTCTCAACACAAAATCTCCTTACCCTTCGGGCAAGCAATGGTGTGATGCTTGCAGGAAGGACATAAAAGATGGATACATCTTCCACTGTTCAAAGTGCGGGTTCGACCTGGACCTTACCTGCGCATCACGAGCACCTTCCCTTAAGCATGGGAAGCACAGCCAGCACCCACTTGAATTCTTCGAGCTGACATTTCTCGAGCTTGTCTGCAGTGTCTGTGGGAAAGGGTCCACTGAACGTATCTACCGATGCGTCCCCTGCAAGTTCAATGTCCATTCCAGTTGTCTTACATTTGCGAGCACCGTAAAGCATAACAATCACCGGCATCCCCTCTCCCTTAAGGAATCAATCACCAAAGGCAACTCGGGTTGGTTCCCTTGTGAggtttgcaagaaaagtaTCACCCCGAAGCATCCAGTTTACTACTGTGAGCAATGCAGCTACGGAGTGCATATTGAATGCATCGACCCCGAG GACAATCCTACCTCGGATCCCAACTTCGTAAAACTTGTCAGCGACGTTGCAAAAGACGAGACCGTGGCAGCTGTACTGACAACAGAACTGAAATCAAAGGTTGAAGCATTACATACAAAGTTAGAGACTCTATTTCACAAATACTCTAGCTTGTCGAACTTCCATTCGGAGCTCTCTAAATGA
- the LOC116201566 gene encoding S-norcoclaurine synthase 1-like produces the protein METGVLNLSNFGGSLPVENVQDLAAKCSEEVPARYLRSTCELGEVWLGESLQIPIIDLSKLSGNQAEDQHELEKLHLACKEWGFFQLLNHGIPDEAILQMKNDTERFFKLPLEEKKAYAQLPNNIEGYGQAFVVSEDQKLDWGDMLFLLPQPVSQRNLQFWPNNPSSFKATLERYSSEIAGISARILRSMAMNLGVDPDKLVNMFGDGVQGIRMNYYPPCPQASRVMGLTCHSDATGLTLLVQANEVDGLQIKKNGNWLPIKPFPGAFIVNVGDVIEIMSNGEYRSIEHRAVVDPARERLSIAAFHSPNLTTVIGPLQDLTTQSCAQYRTLSHEEYIKLVISSKLDGKSLLDHIRI, from the exons ATGGAAACTGGGGTCCTCAATCTAAGCAACTTTGGTGGGTCTTTACCAGTCGAGAATGTGCAGGATCTTGCTGCAAAGTGCTCGGAGGAAGTTCCGGCTCGATATTTGAGATCAACATGTGAGCTTGGCGAAGTTTGGTTGGGTGAGTCCCTGCAGATTCCAATCATTGATCTGAGTAAACTTAGTGGGAACCAAGCAGAAGATCAGCATGAACTTGAGAAGCTTCACTTAGCTTGCAAAGAATGGGGATTTTTCCAG TTGCTAAATCATGGAATCCCTGATGAGGCCATCCTGCAAATGAAGAATGATACTGAGAGGTTCTTTAAGCTGCCACTGGAAGAGAAAAAGGCATATGCTCAGCTACCGAACAACATTGAAGGCTATGGGCAAGCTTTCGTCGTGTCAGAAGACCAGAAGCTCGACTGGGGAGACATGCTCTTCCTTCTTCCACAACCGGTTTCTCAGCGGAACTTGCAGTTTTGGCCAAACAATCCCTCATCCTTCAA GGCGACCCTTGAGAGATACTCCTCAGAGATCGCTGGAATCTCGGCACGCATCCTAAGGTCCATGGCTATGAACTTGGGAGTTGATCCCGACAAACTTGTGAACATGTTCGGAGATGGAGTGCAGGGGATCCGAATGAACTATTATCCACCCTGTCCACAGGCGAGCAGGGTCATGGGCCTGACTTGCCACTCCGATGCCACTGGCCTGACACTACTAGTTCAGGCGAACGAAGTTGATGGGCTGCAGATCAAGAAAAACGGAAATTGGTTACCCATCAAGCCCTTCCCAGGGGCATTTATAGTGAACGTTGGAGACGTTATCGAG ATAATGAGCAACGGAGAGTACAGGAGCATAGAGCACAGGGCGGTGGTGGACCCTGCAAGAGAGCGGCTCTCCATAGCTGCCTTCCACAGCCCGAACTTAACAACCGTGATTGGACCTCTGCAAGATCTCACTACACAGAGCTGCGCACAGTATAGGACCCTGAGCCATGAGGAATACATCAAGCTCGTCATCTCCAGCAAACTCGACGGGAAAAGCCTCTTAGACCACATAAGAATCTAG
- the LOC116201559 gene encoding peroxidase 20, which yields MFFPVIILVLALQCGIGSLVEGEPLVVGYYRESCPFAEEIVQRVVARAVLRDPRMAASLLRLHFHDCFVMGCDGSILLDSVGGILSEKLAGPNINSVRGFEVIDEIKYYLEEACPHTVSCADILAIAARDSVVLRGGPSWEVWLGRRDSLTASFTGANQFIPLPNSSLVGLIANFGQQGLDIGDLVALSGSHTFGRARCLSFRQRVYQDYNPEEYHDRYQKQTTFRRVLSSICPETGGDQRLAPLDYVTKNLFDNEYFINILQERGLLHSDNVLVNEDHEGEILSRVWYYASDRQAFFSSFVESIVKMGNINVLTGVQGEIRRNCRLVNI from the exons ATGTTCTTTCCTGTTATAATCTTAGTACTCGCCCTGCAATGCGGGATTGGAAGTTTAGTCGAAGGGGAGCCCCTGGTTGTAGGATACTATAGAGAGAGTTGCCCTTTTGCAGAAGAGATTGTCCAGAGGGTTGTGGCACGTGCGGTTTTAAGAGACCCTCGAATGGCCGCATCCCTTCTCCGTCTCCATTTCCACGACTGTTTTGTCATG GGTTGCGATGGATCGATTTTGTTGGACAGCGTCGGCGGCATTTTGAGCGAGAAGCTAGCAGGACCCAACATCAACTCGGTGCGTGGGTTTGAGGTCATTGACGAGATAAAATATTACCTGGAAGAAGCGTGCCCCCATACTGTCTCGTGTGCTGATATCTTGGCCATTGCCGCCCGTGACTCTGTCGTACTG AGAGGAGGACCGAGTTGGGAAGTGTGGCTTGGGAGGAGAGACTCGTTGACGGCAAGCTTCACTGGAGCCAACCAGTTCATCCCTCTTCCGAACTCCTCACTTGTAGGTCTCATTGCCAATTTCGGGCAACAAGGTCTTGACATTGGAGACTTGGTTGCTCTATCAG GCAGTCACACGTTTGGAAGGGCGAGATGCCTGAGCTTCAGGCAGCGGGTGTACCAGGATTATAATCCCGAGGAATATCATGACCGTTATCAGAAGCAGACAACCTtcagaagggtcctaagttcaATCTGCCCGGAGACAGGGGGTGATCAGAGATTGGCTCCTCTGGATTATGTCACCAAGAATTTGTTCGACAATGAGTACTTCATCAATATCTTGCAGGAGAGAGGACTGTTGCATTCTGATAATGTGCTGGTGAATGAAGATCATGAAGGAGAGATCTTGAGTCGGGTCTGGTACTATGCCTCCGACCGACAGGCTTTTTTCAGTTCATTCGTGGAGTCAATTGTGAAGATGGGAAACATCAATGTATTGACAGGTGTTCAAGGAGAGATCAGGAGAAATTGTCGACTTGTCAATATTTAG
- the LOC116201574 gene encoding tobamovirus multiplication protein 2A-like gives MACKGFLQCLLKLLNFLLTLVGLAMVGYGIYLFVEYKRASSDSVEVPPFGSDEGSIPLGRPMLVAISLSASTLGSLPKAWFVYLFIGIGVVLFIISFFGCIGICTQNTFFLSCYAVLIILLILVELGCAAFVYFDKSWEEELPTDKTGDFTMIYDFLKEHWEIIKWVALGIVVLQVLVFVLALIVRAANKPVVYDSDDELIDPRQQIRQPLINNVPVAGPPEQLPTRTDAWSTRMREKYGLNTSQFTYNPAESSRAQQESQPTEQKSRCTIM, from the exons ATGGCATGCAAAGGGTTCTTGCAGTGTCTACTGAAGCTCCTGAACTTCTTGTTGACCCTCGTGGGGTTGGCTATGGTGGGGTATGGAATCTACCTGTTCGTGGAGTACAAGAGGGCGTCGAGCGATTCCGTGGAAGTCCCGCCTTTCGGAAGCGACGAGGGTTCAATTCCGCTCGGTCGCCCTATGCTCGTCGCCATCTCTCTGTCTGCCAGCACTCTCGGGAGCCTGCCGAAAGCTTG GTTCGTATACTTGTTTATCGGTATTGGAGTGGTCCTCTTCATCATATCTTTTTTTGGTTGCATTGGAATTTGCACGCAGAACACCTTCTTCTTGAGCTGT TATGCGGTGTTGATAATCCTTTTGATCTTGGTGGAGTTGGGATGTGCAGCTTTCGTGTACTTTGACAAAAGCTGGGAAGAA GAACTACCAACCGACAAAACAGGAGATTTCACAATGATATATGATTTCCTGAAAGAGCATTGGGAAATTATCAAATGGGTTGCTCTTGGAATTGTTGTTTTGCAG GTTCTGGTTTTCGTGTTGGCCCTTATAGTCAGGGCAGCAAACAAGCCTGTAGTGTACGACAGTGATGATGAATTGATTGACCCAAGACAGCAGATTCGGCAGCCTCTGATTAATAATGTTCCTGTTGCTGGCCCCCCGGAACAGCTGCCAACTAGAACTGATGCTTGGAGTACCCGCATGAGGGAAAAG TACGGGCTCAATACTTCGCAGTTCACATACAACCCGGCCGAGTCAAGCAGGGCCCAGCAAGAATCTCAGCCAACAGAACAGAAGAGCCGATGCACCATCATGTAg